A genomic window from Rhizobium sp. EC-SD404 includes:
- a CDS encoding tripartite tricarboxylate transporter permease, protein METIALTAAYLLDWHILLAALAGVTWGIMGGALPGISPSITMALLLPFTYTMDPTGAIVLLASTYIGAEYGGSVPAILIRTPGTNAAAATVIDGYEMNLQGKAGLALGISLTSGFYGSMFGLVMLMALSGPLALVALNFTPMAYFALGILGLSVIATLSGENLVKGFIAAILGLMIATIGSDPVTGGTRFTFGSSELLGGIEPVMIMVGLFAMSELLIQASKRGADERVTSRPRIQFPDWKLTKRLIPAQMIGNGIGTFEGVMPGAGGTIASFMAYNEARRWSKYPEEFGKGSPEGIAAPETANNTVAETALVPLLSFGIPGSNSTAILLGGFLIHGIVPGPMLFERSGEVVYGLYAGLFAATIGMVIMGFLMLPVCIWLVNRPRPYLNAFILALILSGIYSIHNETFDLGIMLAAGVLGFFMRMLRFPFLPTVLGLVLGYLVESNFRRSLVLSGDDYMIFVDDRISLSLLLLAFLFIAGSIGKHVYDAFFRKPKPVSES, encoded by the coding sequence ATGGAAACGATCGCACTCACGGCTGCCTATCTTCTGGATTGGCACATTCTTCTCGCCGCGCTGGCAGGCGTCACCTGGGGCATCATGGGCGGTGCGCTGCCGGGGATCTCGCCATCCATCACGATGGCCCTGCTCCTGCCCTTCACCTACACGATGGATCCGACCGGCGCGATCGTGCTGCTCGCCTCCACCTATATCGGCGCGGAATATGGCGGCTCGGTGCCTGCCATCCTCATCCGCACGCCCGGCACCAACGCGGCCGCGGCGACCGTCATCGACGGTTACGAGATGAACCTTCAAGGGAAGGCGGGCCTCGCACTCGGCATCTCGCTCACCTCCGGTTTCTACGGCAGCATGTTCGGCCTGGTCATGCTGATGGCGCTTTCCGGCCCGCTGGCCCTCGTTGCGCTCAACTTCACGCCGATGGCGTATTTCGCACTCGGCATTCTCGGTCTTTCGGTCATCGCGACGCTGTCGGGTGAAAACCTCGTTAAGGGCTTCATCGCTGCCATTCTCGGCCTGATGATCGCGACCATCGGCAGCGATCCGGTCACGGGCGGTACGCGGTTCACCTTCGGTTCGTCCGAGCTGCTCGGTGGCATCGAGCCGGTGATGATCATGGTCGGTCTCTTCGCCATGAGCGAACTTTTGATCCAGGCCAGCAAGCGTGGCGCCGACGAACGCGTGACGTCCCGCCCGCGGATTCAATTCCCGGACTGGAAGCTCACGAAGCGCTTGATCCCGGCGCAGATGATCGGCAACGGCATCGGAACGTTCGAGGGCGTCATGCCCGGTGCCGGCGGCACGATCGCCTCCTTCATGGCTTACAACGAAGCGCGTCGCTGGTCGAAATATCCGGAGGAATTCGGCAAGGGTTCGCCCGAGGGCATCGCCGCGCCGGAGACCGCGAACAACACCGTTGCAGAAACCGCGCTGGTGCCGCTGCTCTCCTTCGGCATTCCGGGTTCGAACTCCACCGCCATCCTGCTCGGCGGCTTCCTCATCCACGGCATCGTGCCGGGACCGATGCTCTTCGAGCGCTCCGGCGAAGTGGTCTACGGGCTCTATGCCGGCCTGTTTGCGGCGACGATCGGCATGGTCATCATGGGCTTCCTGATGCTGCCGGTCTGCATCTGGCTGGTGAACCGGCCGCGCCCCTATCTCAATGCGTTCATCCTGGCGCTGATCCTCTCGGGCATCTACTCGATCCACAACGAGACCTTCGATCTCGGCATCATGCTCGCGGCCGGCGTGCTCGGCTTCTTCATGCGCATGCTGCGCTTCCCGTTCCTGCCGACGGTGCTTGGCCTCGTGCTCGGCTACCTCGTGGAAAGCAACTTCCGACGCTCGCTGGTGCTGTCGGGAGACGACTACATGATCTTCGTGGACGACCGGATTTCGCTCAGCCTTTTGCTGCTCGCCTTCCTGTTCATCGCCGGTTCGATCGGCAAGCACGTCTACGACGCCTTCTTCCGCAAGCCCAAGCCTGTTTCCGAAAGCTGA
- a CDS encoding MmgE/PrpD family protein: MSNPARQPDTQAATNTDPHAHLAGLTKAAASFVANHRFEDLNDETLRIARRCVLDGLAVALAGSEQPGMAPLGAYIDSLGGTPQARLIGYASRNVPAHLAALWSATAGHAMDWDDTQLAEGPGRPYGLLMHPTMPPLVAALTMADLVAGETGKPVDGKTLLTSFTAGFEVGCKIAEAINPDHYMRGFHTSGTIGTFAAAAAAAKMLGMDEEDVAKTLGVAASMASGIRAGFGTMTKPMHVGRAAENGITAALLVRHGFSANPEALDGRWGYLAIAGPGGEPALVNDKFGKPHTMESPGVSIKPYPSGVLTHPSMDALLFLMRENGLEAKDVHSVKLKAGSNVLGPIRFRIARTELEGKFSFAFLLTAIILAGRAGKAEFTDEFVSSAASQDMQSRIETEFDQSIEDMGWDRIRSKIEVTTTDGRIIERWADENYRGSPHNPLSDAELEGKFRDCAEGLIDNARMQQVFDMVWTLEKSADVGAIFDLLDWNGAR, encoded by the coding sequence ATGAGCAACCCCGCGCGCCAGCCTGACACGCAAGCTGCCACGAACACCGACCCCCACGCCCATCTCGCCGGCCTCACCAAGGCCGCCGCGTCGTTCGTCGCCAACCACCGTTTCGAGGACCTCAACGACGAGACCTTGCGCATCGCGCGGCGCTGCGTCCTCGACGGCCTGGCCGTTGCGCTCGCCGGATCCGAACAGCCGGGCATGGCGCCCCTTGGCGCCTATATCGACAGCCTTGGCGGCACGCCGCAGGCGCGGTTGATCGGGTATGCGTCGCGCAATGTGCCCGCCCATCTCGCCGCGCTCTGGAGCGCGACCGCTGGCCACGCGATGGACTGGGATGACACGCAGCTCGCCGAAGGTCCGGGCCGGCCCTATGGCCTGCTGATGCATCCGACCATGCCGCCGCTGGTCGCCGCACTGACCATGGCCGACCTGGTCGCCGGCGAAACGGGCAAGCCCGTCGACGGCAAGACGCTTTTGACATCGTTCACGGCCGGCTTCGAAGTGGGTTGCAAGATCGCCGAGGCGATCAACCCGGATCACTACATGCGCGGCTTCCACACATCCGGCACGATCGGCACGTTTGCGGCCGCTGCGGCGGCGGCCAAGATGCTCGGCATGGACGAAGAAGACGTGGCGAAGACGCTCGGCGTCGCGGCTTCCATGGCTTCCGGCATTCGCGCGGGCTTCGGCACGATGACCAAGCCGATGCATGTCGGTCGCGCCGCCGAAAACGGCATCACAGCGGCTCTTCTCGTGCGGCACGGCTTTTCGGCCAATCCGGAAGCGCTCGATGGCCGCTGGGGCTATCTCGCAATTGCCGGGCCCGGCGGCGAACCGGCACTGGTGAACGACAAGTTCGGCAAGCCGCACACGATGGAAAGCCCCGGCGTCTCGATCAAGCCATACCCTTCGGGCGTGCTCACCCACCCGAGCATGGACGCCCTGCTTTTCCTGATGCGCGAGAACGGGCTTGAGGCGAAAGACGTCCATTCCGTGAAACTCAAGGCCGGCAGCAACGTGCTCGGCCCGATCCGCTTCCGCATTGCCCGCACCGAACTGGAGGGCAAGTTCTCCTTCGCCTTCCTGCTGACCGCGATCATTCTCGCCGGGCGCGCCGGCAAGGCGGAATTTACCGACGAGTTCGTGTCTTCGGCCGCATCGCAGGACATGCAGTCCCGAATCGAGACGGAATTCGACCAGTCGATCGAGGACATGGGATGGGATCGCATCCGTTCGAAGATCGAAGTAACGACGACCGACGGCCGCATCATCGAGCGTTGGGCAGACGAGAACTACCGAGGTAGCCCACACAATCCCCTCTCCGATGCGGAGCTGGAAGGCAAGTTCCGCGACTGCGCAGAAGGCTTGATCGACAACGCGCGCATGCAGCAGGTCTTCGACATGGTCTGGACGCTAGAGAAGAGCGCGGATGTGGGCGCTATCTTCGACTTGCTCGACTGGAACGGCGCGCGTTGA
- a CDS encoding tripartite tricarboxylate transporter TctB family protein: MLTRDFVGGVATIVIGAVYLYFAYQLRVSALDDSMGPGGLPRIYGWLLVGLGAVLIIQGVFARRLAAPAGSEPVKGEWEGQGRKIAYAFGLLVIAMGYIFIVESVGYLMSIGLLIITTALYLGAGFSGRLIGIGLFGAVFLYAMFVTLLGVRMPAGVLAPLGL; the protein is encoded by the coding sequence ATGTTGACCCGAGATTTCGTCGGTGGTGTCGCGACCATCGTGATCGGTGCCGTTTACCTGTACTTCGCCTATCAGCTGCGCGTCAGCGCGCTGGACGACAGCATGGGTCCCGGTGGCCTGCCGCGCATCTACGGATGGCTGCTCGTCGGCCTGGGAGCGGTCCTGATCATACAAGGCGTTTTCGCGCGAAGGCTCGCCGCACCGGCTGGATCCGAGCCCGTCAAAGGCGAGTGGGAAGGACAGGGGCGTAAGATCGCCTATGCGTTCGGACTGCTCGTGATCGCGATGGGCTATATCTTCATCGTTGAAAGCGTCGGCTATCTGATGTCCATCGGACTTTTGATCATCACGACCGCGCTTTATCTCGGCGCCGGCTTCTCGGGCCGCCTGATCGGCATCGGCCTCTTCGGAGCCGTCTTCCTCTACGCGATGTTCGTCACCCTGCTGGGCGTGCGCATGCCGGCCGGCGTGCTCGCGCCGCTTGGGCTTTGA
- a CDS encoding mandelate racemase/muconate lactonizing enzyme family protein — MIIQDIKASLHGFSIEIPLLEGRVQGYGREEQTHFVFCQVETDEGIVGYGLTGHFLSRAVIVALEKHILPCVKGMDVRDLEKIHQRVWQKLNPRAMSGTISMALSCLDIALWDIIGKKEGRSIAAMLGGARTEVPCYVTFGFPQYDIDLLGEAAKLHVANGFKALKSVVAVDKGGWREDARRVKAIRDAVGSEIDLMIDANYLFNPVEAKYLCREIEDCGITWFEEPLTQNDARALGDLRRHTKIPIAAGQMEGHRWRVREFVEHQSLDILQPNVTYCGGYTEARKIAHLAQIYNMPIANGGGWPLFNMHLLAGMMNGWIVEWHLGMVAVGEMMFTDAPKPVNGMIKIPERPGLGLTLNQDAFRETRVALD, encoded by the coding sequence GTGATCATTCAAGACATCAAAGCCAGCCTGCACGGATTCTCGATCGAGATTCCGCTTCTCGAGGGTCGCGTCCAAGGCTACGGACGCGAAGAGCAGACGCATTTCGTTTTCTGCCAGGTCGAGACCGACGAAGGCATCGTCGGTTACGGCTTGACGGGACATTTCCTGTCGCGAGCGGTGATCGTGGCGCTGGAGAAACACATCCTGCCTTGCGTGAAAGGCATGGACGTCCGCGATCTCGAAAAGATCCACCAGCGTGTCTGGCAGAAGCTCAACCCCCGCGCCATGAGCGGCACGATCTCGATGGCGCTTTCCTGCCTCGACATCGCATTGTGGGACATCATCGGCAAAAAGGAAGGCCGCTCGATCGCAGCAATGCTCGGCGGCGCGCGCACCGAGGTGCCCTGCTACGTCACTTTCGGCTTTCCGCAATACGACATCGACCTGCTCGGCGAAGCGGCGAAACTGCATGTTGCGAACGGCTTCAAGGCCCTGAAATCGGTCGTTGCGGTCGACAAGGGTGGCTGGCGCGAGGATGCGCGCCGCGTGAAGGCGATCCGCGATGCGGTCGGCTCAGAGATCGACCTGATGATCGATGCCAACTATCTCTTCAATCCGGTCGAGGCCAAATATCTCTGCCGCGAGATCGAGGATTGCGGCATCACCTGGTTCGAAGAGCCGCTAACGCAGAACGATGCGCGCGCGCTCGGCGACCTGCGCCGTCACACGAAGATCCCGATCGCAGCCGGCCAGATGGAAGGCCATCGCTGGCGCGTGCGCGAATTCGTCGAGCACCAGTCGCTCGATATCCTGCAGCCGAACGTGACCTATTGCGGCGGATATACCGAGGCACGCAAGATCGCCCACCTCGCGCAGATCTACAACATGCCGATCGCCAATGGCGGCGGCTGGCCGCTGTTCAACATGCACCTGCTCGCTGGCATGATGAATGGCTGGATCGTCGAGTGGCATCTGGGCATGGTCGCCGTGGGCGAAATGATGTTCACGGATGCGCCGAAGCCGGTCAACGGCATGATCAAGATCCCCGAGCGGCCGGGCCTCGGCCTCACGCTCAACCAGGATGCGTTCCGCGAAACGCGGGTGGCGCTCGACTGA
- a CDS encoding MmgE/PrpD family protein — translation MKHDTPTQSVSERLAAWGVSMSPESLSDATRTKSRDILVDIVGLCVAARHTDYVAATKAASEPGDHIVIGHAERVSASSAALINGTAAHGEDFDDTFEGGPVHSGVVIVPALLAAAQKYKLSNDRVMLGIAAGTELLCRLALTLPKAVHKAGFHPTAVLGTFAATFGIAVARGADEKTIVNALGIAGSTASGIIEYLGDGSWTKRMHPGWSAQSALRSFAMAEAGFFGPRMVFEGTHGAFKTFAPSIEPKTDKLFEALGETFVMDTITFKPYPCGTMVQPYIDAAMKLRAKTVRLDGIKRIVCKTAEGIVHRLWEPIELKRRPPTAYAAKFSTPFGVALGLTRGHADLGDFTDDAIEDAELLRLCALVDFEIDPNNPYPAAYTGHVRIEYEDGSIEEADQGHMRGGSEEPLTREEIDTKFRANVAFGGHDNADALLTACNEIGAMKGGYELIAELAK, via the coding sequence ATGAAGCACGACACACCGACCCAATCCGTCTCCGAACGGCTGGCCGCCTGGGGCGTTTCGATGAGCCCCGAGAGCCTATCGGACGCAACGCGCACCAAGAGCCGGGACATTCTCGTCGACATCGTCGGGCTCTGCGTCGCCGCACGGCATACGGACTACGTTGCAGCGACCAAGGCGGCGTCGGAGCCGGGCGACCACATCGTGATCGGCCATGCGGAGCGCGTCTCGGCATCGAGCGCAGCGCTCATCAACGGCACGGCCGCGCATGGCGAGGATTTCGACGACACGTTCGAAGGCGGACCGGTGCATTCGGGCGTCGTCATCGTGCCTGCACTGCTGGCGGCTGCGCAGAAATACAAGCTCTCCAACGACCGGGTGATGCTCGGCATTGCGGCCGGTACGGAACTGCTCTGCCGCTTGGCGCTGACGCTGCCGAAGGCCGTACACAAGGCAGGCTTCCACCCGACCGCGGTTCTCGGCACCTTCGCCGCGACCTTCGGAATCGCGGTTGCGCGTGGCGCCGACGAGAAGACGATCGTCAACGCTCTCGGCATCGCCGGCTCCACCGCGTCCGGCATCATCGAATATCTCGGCGACGGCAGCTGGACCAAGCGCATGCATCCGGGCTGGTCGGCGCAATCGGCGCTGCGCTCCTTCGCGATGGCCGAAGCCGGCTTCTTCGGCCCGCGCATGGTGTTCGAGGGCACGCATGGCGCATTCAAGACCTTCGCGCCGTCGATCGAGCCGAAGACCGACAAGCTGTTCGAAGCGCTCGGCGAGACCTTCGTCATGGATACGATCACCTTCAAGCCCTACCCATGCGGTACGATGGTGCAACCCTATATCGACGCGGCCATGAAGCTGCGCGCCAAGACCGTGAGGCTCGACGGCATCAAGCGCATCGTCTGCAAGACGGCGGAAGGCATCGTGCACCGCCTGTGGGAGCCGATCGAACTGAAGCGCCGCCCGCCCACCGCCTATGCGGCGAAGTTCTCGACCCCATTCGGCGTCGCGCTCGGCCTTACGCGCGGCCATGCCGATCTCGGCGATTTCACCGATGATGCGATCGAGGATGCCGAATTGCTGCGGCTTTGCGCGCTCGTCGATTTCGAGATCGATCCGAATAACCCCTATCCGGCGGCTTACACCGGCCATGTGCGCATCGAGTACGAGGACGGCAGCATCGAGGAGGCCGATCAGGGTCACATGCGCGGCGGCTCGGAAGAGCCCCTGACGCGGGAGGAGATCGACACGAAGTTCCGCGCCAACGTCGCCTTCGGTGGCCATGACAATGCCGATGCCCTGTTGACCGCCTGCAACGAGATCGGAGCGATGAAGGGTGGATACGAACTGATTGCGGAGCTTGCGAAATGA
- a CDS encoding SDR family NAD(P)-dependent oxidoreductase: MTSEDLKGRVALVTGASRNIGRAIAVALASRGADIVVHVARDTNAGAETVAAVEALGRKAELLSGDLSDPETARGVVADAAAAFGRLDIVVNNAAIRPEAAFGDITFADWRQVMGVALDAVFLVSQAALPHLEASDQAAIINLGGLTGHTGAAHRAHVITAKAGVVGLTKAMAHELSPKGITANCVAPGLIDTKRVSNEGAAPKHHDTRKTLVGRRGTPEDVAEAVAYLAGSAGRYITGETLHVNGGTYLS, encoded by the coding sequence ATGACCAGTGAAGACCTTAAAGGCCGCGTCGCGCTCGTCACCGGCGCCTCGCGCAACATCGGCCGCGCGATCGCGGTCGCGCTTGCCTCCCGTGGTGCCGACATCGTCGTGCATGTTGCGCGCGACACGAATGCCGGCGCCGAAACCGTCGCGGCGGTGGAAGCGCTCGGCCGCAAGGCGGAACTGCTTTCGGGCGACCTTTCGGATCCGGAAACGGCGCGCGGCGTCGTCGCCGACGCGGCGGCTGCCTTCGGCCGGCTGGACATCGTCGTCAACAACGCAGCGATCCGGCCGGAAGCGGCTTTCGGCGACATCACCTTTGCCGATTGGCGCCAAGTGATGGGCGTTGCGCTCGACGCGGTCTTCCTCGTCAGCCAGGCAGCGCTGCCGCATCTTGAAGCGAGCGACCAGGCGGCAATCATCAATCTCGGCGGTCTCACCGGACACACCGGTGCTGCGCACCGCGCCCATGTCATCACCGCGAAAGCCGGTGTCGTCGGGCTTACCAAGGCGATGGCGCACGAGCTGTCGCCGAAGGGCATCACCGCCAACTGCGTGGCGCCGGGCCTGATCGACACCAAGCGCGTCTCCAACGAAGGCGCCGCACCGAAGCATCACGATACGCGCAAGACCCTGGTCGGTCGCCGCGGCACACCGGAAGACGTGGCCGAAGCGGTCGCCTATCTCGCGGGCAGCGCCGGACGCTACATCACCGGAGAGACGCTGCATGTGAATGGTGGCACCTACCTTTCATGA
- a CDS encoding tripartite tricarboxylate transporter substrate binding protein, giving the protein MTRLPLYAAASAAFILSGTAVQAQEYPVETVTLITHSSPGGGSDVFLRELSRYLAPYLGANVIVENVSGGSGASAMARLAQAPADGSIFYATTPTFIYTSLLSDPEYKYTDLEPLVNFFIDPEVIYTAADSEFETLEDVIQFARDGRGQWGAANPASLERQALEQLKTAAEVDAAVVTHEGGGDLMINVLNGTLQIGVGEVQEIQSQLEAGELRLLATFSDERLDSFPDLPTVAESGYDVVVRKFRGLAGPQGLPDDVIAAWEAATQAVLEDEEYKAAYEANNLRAEFIGHDDYVAFIEQFGTETSTFLKDTGVIE; this is encoded by the coding sequence ATGACACGACTGCCACTTTATGCGGCGGCCAGCGCCGCGTTCATCCTGAGCGGCACAGCCGTTCAGGCTCAGGAGTATCCCGTCGAGACGGTCACGCTCATCACCCATTCCAGCCCCGGCGGCGGCAGCGACGTTTTCCTGCGGGAACTGTCGCGCTATCTCGCCCCCTATCTCGGCGCGAACGTGATCGTCGAGAACGTCAGCGGCGGTTCGGGCGCATCGGCCATGGCGCGCCTCGCGCAGGCCCCGGCGGACGGCTCGATCTTCTATGCCACGACGCCGACCTTCATCTACACGTCGCTGCTTTCAGATCCGGAATACAAGTACACGGATCTGGAGCCGCTGGTGAACTTCTTCATCGATCCGGAAGTCATCTACACGGCTGCCGACAGCGAATTCGAAACGCTCGAAGACGTCATCCAGTTTGCGCGCGACGGTCGCGGCCAGTGGGGCGCTGCGAACCCGGCATCGCTGGAGCGCCAGGCCCTGGAGCAGCTTAAGACAGCCGCCGAGGTCGACGCTGCGGTCGTGACGCATGAAGGCGGCGGCGATCTGATGATCAATGTGCTGAACGGCACGCTGCAGATCGGCGTCGGCGAAGTGCAGGAAATCCAGTCACAGCTCGAAGCCGGCGAACTTCGCCTGCTCGCCACGTTCAGCGACGAGCGGCTCGACTCGTTCCCGGACCTCCCGACGGTGGCCGAAAGCGGCTACGACGTCGTGGTGCGCAAGTTCCGCGGTCTTGCAGGCCCGCAGGGTCTGCCGGACGACGTGATCGCAGCCTGGGAAGCAGCCACGCAGGCCGTTCTCGAAGATGAAGAGTACAAGGCCGCATATGAAGCGAACAACCTTCGCGCCGAATTCATCGGCCATGACGACTATGTCGCGTTCATCGAGCAATTCGGTACCGAGACGTCGACGTTCCTGAAAGATACAGGCGTCATTGAATAA
- a CDS encoding mandelate racemase/muconate lactonizing enzyme family protein, protein MKIVDIREAVVSISSPIRNSFIDFSKMTASVVAVVTDQVKDGKPVVGYGFNSNGRYAASGLLNERFLPRLREANPESLIRDDGTNLDPHKIWATMMVNEKPGGHGERSVAVGVVDMAVWDAVAKINGVPLYKHLADTYGDGTHDDSVFVYAAGGYYYPGKDDTQLQDEMRRYRAMGYEVVKMKIGGAPLDEDIRRIEAVLEVVGEGKYLAVDANGRFDLETALAYGEAMKPYNLFWYEEAGDPLDYHIQNELSKIYPGPMATGENLFSHQDARNLARYGGMRPDRDWLQFDCALSYGLVEYMRTLEAIGKEGFSNRNCVPHGGHQLSLNIAAGLKLGGNESYPEVFKPFCGFADGIKVENGRVGLPDAPGIGFEQNSALIKAMRDATNT, encoded by the coding sequence ATGAAAATCGTCGACATCCGCGAAGCGGTCGTCTCGATCTCCTCGCCCATCCGCAATTCGTTCATCGACTTCTCCAAGATGACGGCGAGCGTCGTGGCGGTGGTGACGGACCAGGTGAAGGACGGCAAGCCGGTCGTCGGCTACGGCTTCAATTCCAACGGCCGTTACGCGGCAAGCGGGCTGTTGAACGAACGCTTCCTGCCGCGCCTGCGCGAAGCCAATCCGGAAAGCCTCATCCGCGACGACGGCACCAATCTCGACCCGCACAAGATCTGGGCGACGATGATGGTCAACGAGAAGCCCGGCGGCCACGGCGAGCGGTCGGTTGCCGTCGGCGTCGTCGACATGGCGGTGTGGGACGCGGTGGCCAAGATCAACGGCGTGCCGCTCTACAAGCATCTGGCCGACACGTATGGCGACGGCACGCATGACGACTCGGTCTTCGTCTATGCCGCCGGCGGCTACTATTATCCCGGCAAGGACGACACCCAGCTGCAGGACGAGATGCGGCGCTACCGCGCCATGGGCTACGAAGTGGTGAAGATGAAGATCGGCGGCGCGCCGCTCGACGAGGACATCCGCCGCATCGAGGCCGTGCTGGAAGTGGTTGGCGAAGGCAAGTATCTCGCCGTCGACGCCAATGGCCGCTTCGACCTGGAAACCGCGCTCGCCTACGGCGAAGCGATGAAACCCTACAACCTCTTCTGGTACGAGGAAGCCGGCGACCCGCTCGACTATCACATCCAGAACGAGCTTTCGAAGATCTATCCGGGTCCGATGGCGACCGGCGAGAACCTCTTCTCGCATCAGGATGCCCGCAACCTCGCGCGCTATGGCGGCATGCGGCCCGATCGCGACTGGCTGCAGTTCGACTGCGCGCTGTCCTACGGTCTCGTCGAATATATGCGGACGCTGGAAGCGATCGGCAAGGAAGGTTTCTCCAACCGCAATTGCGTGCCGCATGGCGGGCACCAGCTGTCGCTGAACATAGCAGCCGGCCTGAAGCTCGGTGGCAATGAAAGCTATCCGGAGGTCTTCAAGCCGTTCTGCGGCTTTGCCGACGGCATCAAGGTCGAGAACGGCCGTGTCGGCCTGCCGGACGCACCAGGTATCGGCTTCGAGCAGAACTCGGCGCTGATCAAGGCCATGCGCGACGCGACCAACACATAA
- a CDS encoding AbrB family transcriptional regulator, with product MTLSANLQLAGGILASAICGWLASLTGIPLAWILGAMAGSAIYANTIGLGGKTKYVRRLGQLLIGAATAAVLTPNILGELLSYFPAMVAAAIVANALGVLLAFPLAKIANVDRKSALLSTLPAGMSEMASLARETGAQADVVMVVHTLRVVMIVVLVPFLFGIDRSAVQATIDPSASIIALFACLVGGLVLSIVTSKLGVLNPWVIMPMAVGIVLVSFEVSIAQMPWGVLVVAQILIGFSLGARLKKEDFARVPRAALAAVICSGGLIAIMIFGFVPILQLFVDESPISLALGVAPGGLGEMIASAKALGAASAIVAGFQFTRSFLTNVIAPPLLIRFAANTKGPKT from the coding sequence ATGACCCTTTCCGCCAACCTGCAGCTTGCGGGGGGCATCCTCGCCTCGGCCATCTGCGGGTGGCTCGCGTCGCTCACGGGGATCCCGCTGGCCTGGATCCTCGGTGCGATGGCGGGAAGCGCGATCTACGCGAACACCATCGGGCTTGGCGGCAAAACCAAATATGTGCGGCGGCTCGGACAGCTCCTGATCGGTGCTGCAACGGCCGCCGTCCTCACACCGAACATCCTCGGCGAGCTTCTCTCCTATTTCCCGGCAATGGTGGCGGCCGCCATCGTCGCCAACGCTCTCGGCGTGCTGCTGGCGTTTCCGCTGGCGAAGATCGCCAATGTCGATCGCAAGAGCGCGCTTCTGTCGACACTGCCGGCCGGCATGTCCGAGATGGCGTCGCTCGCCCGCGAAACCGGCGCGCAGGCCGATGTGGTCATGGTCGTCCACACGTTGCGCGTGGTGATGATCGTGGTGCTGGTGCCGTTTCTCTTCGGGATCGACCGCAGCGCCGTGCAGGCAACGATCGATCCATCGGCGAGCATTATCGCGCTTTTCGCCTGCCTCGTCGGCGGGCTTGTCCTGTCGATCGTCACGTCGAAGCTCGGCGTCCTCAATCCCTGGGTGATCATGCCCATGGCCGTCGGCATCGTGCTCGTCTCCTTCGAAGTCTCGATCGCCCAGATGCCCTGGGGTGTGCTGGTCGTTGCGCAGATCCTCATCGGCTTCTCGCTCGGCGCGCGGCTGAAGAAGGAAGATTTCGCCCGGGTGCCGCGCGCAGCGCTTGCCGCGGTCATCTGCAGCGGCGGGCTGATCGCGATCATGATCTTTGGTTTCGTGCCGATCCTGCAGCTCTTCGTCGATGAGAGCCCTATATCTCTTGCCCTCGGCGTCGCGCCCGGCGGTCTGGGCGAGATGATCGCTTCGGCCAAGGCACTCGGCGCTGCCTCGGCCATAGTCGCCGGTTTCCAATTCACGCGATCCTTTCTCACCAATGTGATCGCGCCACCCCTCCTCATTCGTTTCGCCGCCAACACGAAAGGCCCCAAGACATGA